The Bacteroidota bacterium genome includes a window with the following:
- a CDS encoding thymidine kinase, whose product MFLENTIHPHKRKGCIEVVCGSMFSGKTEELIRRLRRAKIAKLKVEIFKPAVDNRYHEVKVVSHDANEIHSTPVSSSSMITGLAKEVDVVGIDEAQFFDMEIVDVCSSLANNGVRVIVAGLDMDFMGKPFGPIPALLSIAEYVTKVHAICMRCGNLANHSHRITGGNELVQLGEKESYEPLCRDCFEEAMEK is encoded by the coding sequence ATGTTTCTTGAAAACACCATTCACCCGCACAAGAGAAAAGGATGCATCGAAGTCGTCTGCGGTTCCATGTTTTCAGGAAAAACAGAAGAACTCATTCGAAGATTGCGCCGTGCTAAGATCGCAAAACTGAAAGTGGAAATTTTCAAACCGGCTGTCGACAATCGTTATCACGAAGTGAAAGTAGTTTCGCATGATGCGAATGAAATTCATTCCACTCCTGTTTCATCTTCATCAATGATCACCGGTCTCGCTAAAGAAGTGGATGTGGTGGGAATAGATGAAGCGCAGTTTTTCGATATGGAAATTGTGGACGTTTGTTCTTCGCTTGCGAATAATGGCGTTCGCGTTATCGTTGCCGGGCTTGATATGGATTTCATGGGAAAACCGTTCGGCCCTATACCCGCGTTGCTTTCCATTGCAGAATATGTAACGAAAGTGCATGCCATTTGCATGCGGTGCGGAAATCTTGCAAATCATTCGCATCGCATTACCGGCGGAAATGAATTGGTGCAATTGGGAGAAAAAGAAAGTTATGAGCCATTGTGCAGGGATTGTTTCGAAGAGGCGATGGAAAAATAA
- a CDS encoding M28 family peptidase, whose translation MLDSAIVYDDAKLDAFKKSDLKKSFVMVDTNGVRNRAMLRYMTDFVLHPVNVRGILIPEKKNSMTETCTKLSPWDMSMIQTTVPVLEIAYSYKHITALSINVKAKFLKKYTSQNVIGYVKGSVNPDSFMVFTAHYDHLGQMGKNTFFPGANDNASGIAMLLSLARYYSNPEHKPKCSIAFMAFSGEEVGLLGSYYYTQHPLFPLKEIKFLVNMDILGTGDEGITVVNATEFQPEFKKLQALNTNGNYLAKVNPRGKAMISDHYCFTEMKVRCFYIYTLGGIKAYHDTCDRRETLPLSKFEDLFKLLRDFTDWEDQL comes from the coding sequence ATGCTCGATTCGGCCATTGTTTATGATGATGCAAAATTAGATGCATTTAAAAAATCGGATCTGAAAAAAAGTTTTGTGATGGTGGATACGAATGGCGTTCGCAATCGCGCGATGCTTCGGTACATGACGGATTTTGTGTTGCACCCGGTAAACGTGAGGGGCATTCTCATTCCGGAAAAGAAGAATTCAATGACAGAGACGTGTACGAAACTTTCTCCGTGGGATATGTCTATGATACAAACCACGGTTCCCGTTCTTGAGATCGCTTATTCGTACAAACACATTACTGCTCTCTCGATAAATGTGAAAGCAAAATTTCTGAAAAAATATACTTCACAGAATGTGATCGGCTATGTGAAAGGAAGTGTGAATCCCGATTCGTTTATGGTATTCACTGCGCATTATGATCATCTCGGGCAAATGGGAAAGAATACTTTTTTTCCCGGCGCGAATGATAATGCAAGCGGAATAGCCATGTTACTTTCATTGGCGCGCTATTATTCCAATCCTGAACACAAACCGAAATGCTCCATTGCATTCATGGCATTCAGTGGAGAAGAAGTGGGTTTGCTCGGAAGTTATTATTACACGCAACATCCTTTGTTCCCGCTTAAAGAAATAAAATTTCTGGTGAACATGGATATTCTCGGAACCGGCGACGAAGGAATCACCGTGGTGAATGCAACTGAATTTCAACCGGAATTCAAAAAATTACAGGCGCTGAATACCAATGGCAATTATCTTGCGAAAGTAAATCCGAGAGGGAAGGCGATGATCAGCGATCATTATTGTTTCACCGAAATGAAAGTTCGCTGCTTTTACATTTACACACTTGGCGGAATAAAAGCTTACCATGATACGTGCGACAGAAGAGAAACATTGCCACTGTCAAAATTCGAAGACCTGTTTAAACTGCTGAGAGATTTTACGGATTGGGAAGACCAACTCTGA
- a CDS encoding bifunctional UDP-N-acetylmuramoyl-tripeptide:D-alanyl-D-alanine ligase/alanine racemase, whose translation MSYTLSDISRLLDAKNSIINSDDTILHLLIDSRRIDHTANTLFFAIKGEHHNAHDFISDIYQKGIRNFVVEELPADAETVFSEGNFLVVKNSLAALQQLAAAHRGKFSIPVIGITGSNGKTIVKEWLWQLLRDEKKIVRSPKSYNSQVGVPLSVWQMSASDELAIFEAGISRVGEMEKLSAILRPTIGLMTNIGTAHDENFSGPDQKLLEKIKLFSGAGTVICCKDNAEIFSALQNNFPGTKLFTWSRKVKADMQIGKITKEESATKIQGVFENRFSDIEIPFTDDASVENAIHCWATLLMLGVAQENIAAGMKQLSPVAMRLEMKEGINNCSVINDSYNSDLGSLSVALDFLKQQQQYPKRTLVLSDIFQSGLGEKKLYGEVAALVRSRHVDRFIGIGEALQRNRDFFSEIENEFYSSTNEFISSIQASSFHNETILLKGARAFGFEIISTLLQRKAHETVLEIDLHALVHNLNYIRSRLKAETKIMAMVKAFSYGSGSFEIANVLQFHHVDHLAVAYADEGIELRRSGITLPVMVMNPEEQSFGDMIRYQLEPEIFSFRILQMFDEAARRYRSRNPSSAPVAVHVKFDTGMRRLGFEEKDMNELVVRVKNCRDLVVRSLFSHLAASDESVHDDFTRKQIRTFSSMCDEFRKHFSHPIDRHILNSSGILRFPDSQFEMVRLGIALYGIADGEEEQKHLHPVSTLKTRISQIKNVNAGESIGYSRKGKAETAMRIATVPIGYADGLSRVLGNGKGKMIVNGKPAAIIGNVCMDMCMLDITAINCAEGDEVIVFGEGHPIASMAMEMGTIPYEVLTNVSGRVKRVYFQE comes from the coding sequence GTGTCCTACACCCTCTCCGATATATCCCGCCTCCTCGACGCAAAAAATTCCATCATTAATAGTGATGATACGATCCTTCATTTGCTCATCGACAGCCGCCGCATCGATCACACAGCCAACACACTTTTCTTTGCCATAAAGGGAGAGCATCATAACGCTCACGATTTTATCAGCGACATTTACCAGAAAGGTATTCGCAATTTTGTGGTGGAAGAACTTCCCGCCGATGCGGAAACTGTTTTTTCAGAAGGGAATTTTCTTGTTGTGAAAAATTCGCTGGCGGCTCTTCAGCAACTCGCTGCAGCGCACCGGGGAAAATTTTCCATTCCTGTTATAGGTATCACCGGCAGCAATGGAAAAACAATTGTAAAGGAATGGCTGTGGCAATTGTTGCGCGATGAAAAAAAGATTGTTCGCAGCCCGAAAAGTTACAATTCACAAGTGGGCGTTCCGCTTTCTGTTTGGCAAATGAGCGCTTCCGATGAACTCGCGATCTTCGAAGCAGGAATTTCGAGAGTGGGGGAGATGGAAAAACTTTCCGCTATTCTTCGTCCCACCATCGGGCTTATGACGAATATTGGAACTGCACATGATGAGAATTTTTCAGGGCCTGATCAGAAACTGCTTGAAAAAATAAAATTATTCTCCGGCGCGGGAACCGTTATTTGTTGTAAAGACAACGCAGAAATATTCTCCGCGCTGCAAAATAATTTTCCGGGAACAAAGTTATTCACCTGGTCACGCAAAGTGAAAGCAGATATGCAGATCGGGAAGATCACCAAAGAAGAATCGGCAACGAAGATCCAGGGTGTTTTCGAAAATCGTTTTTCCGATATAGAAATTCCATTTACCGACGATGCTTCCGTGGAGAATGCGATCCACTGCTGGGCAACTTTACTGATGCTCGGAGTTGCGCAGGAAAATATTGCTGCCGGCATGAAGCAGCTTTCTCCCGTTGCCATGCGCCTCGAAATGAAAGAGGGGATCAATAATTGCTCGGTGATCAACGACAGTTACAATTCCGATCTCGGTTCTCTTTCCGTTGCACTTGATTTTTTAAAACAACAGCAGCAATATCCGAAACGCACACTCGTACTCTCCGATATTTTCCAGAGCGGACTCGGAGAAAAAAAACTGTACGGGGAAGTTGCCGCGCTCGTGCGCTCGCGCCATGTGGATCGTTTCATTGGCATTGGAGAAGCATTGCAGCGTAATCGTGATTTTTTTTCAGAAATTGAAAACGAATTTTATTCTTCCACGAACGAATTCATTTCTTCGATCCAGGCTTCTTCTTTTCATAACGAAACCATCCTGCTCAAAGGTGCACGCGCTTTCGGATTCGAAATCATCAGCACTTTATTGCAGCGAAAAGCGCACGAAACGGTGCTCGAGATCGATCTTCATGCACTCGTTCACAACCTGAATTATATCCGTTCTCGTTTGAAAGCGGAAACGAAGATCATGGCCATGGTGAAAGCTTTTTCCTATGGCAGCGGAAGTTTCGAGATCGCAAATGTGCTGCAGTTTCATCACGTCGATCATCTTGCAGTTGCATACGCCGATGAAGGAATTGAATTGAGAAGATCAGGAATTACATTGCCGGTCATGGTGATGAATCCCGAAGAGCAGAGTTTCGGTGATATGATCCGTTATCAGCTCGAACCGGAAATATTTTCTTTCCGCATCCTGCAAATGTTCGACGAAGCAGCGCGCCGTTATCGCTCCCGTAATCCTTCTTCTGCTCCTGTTGCGGTGCATGTGAAATTCGACACGGGCATGCGGCGTCTTGGCTTCGAAGAGAAAGACATGAATGAACTCGTGGTGCGCGTAAAAAATTGCCGCGATCTTGTTGTGCGCAGTCTTTTTTCTCATCTCGCGGCAAGTGATGAATCCGTTCACGACGATTTCACACGCAAACAGATCCGAACATTTTCTTCGATGTGCGATGAATTCAGAAAACATTTTTCTCATCCCATTGATCGCCACATTCTCAATTCATCCGGCATCCTGCGTTTTCCCGATTCGCAATTTGAAATGGTGCGGCTCGGAATTGCATTGTATGGAATTGCAGATGGAGAAGAAGAACAGAAACATCTTCACCCGGTGAGTACACTCAAAACAAGGATCTCGCAGATAAAAAATGTGAATGCAGGAGAAAGTATCGGTTACAGCCGTAAAGGAAAAGCGGAAACTGCAATGCGCATTGCCACTGTTCCCATCGGTTATGCCGACGGACTCAGCCGCGTACTCGGAAATGGAAAAGGAAAAATGATCGTGAACGGAAAACCCGCCGCGATCATCGGTAACGTGTGCATGGATATGTGCATGCTCGACATCACCGCGATAAATTGTGCAGAAGGAGACGAAGTGATCGTGTTCGGAGAAGGGCACCCGATCGCATCAATGGCAATGGAAATGGGAACTATTCCGTATGAAGTGCTCACGAATGTTTCGGGAAGAGTGAAGCGTGTTTATTTCCAGGAATAA
- the rsmI gene encoding 16S rRNA (cytidine(1402)-2'-O)-methyltransferase, producing MLYLVPTPIGNLEDITLRALRILKEADLILAEDTRTTGNLLKHFEIKTKLFPHHQHNEHKTVEMIVARIAAGEKIALVSDAGTPGISDPGFLLVRECVRAGVKVECLPGPTAFVPALVQSGLACDSFLFVGFLPQKKGRQTKLKELAEEKHTMVFYESPFRLVKALEEFKEHFGADRAVCISRELTKMFEENFRGTVNEAIAHFSAKTVKGEIVIVMEGGH from the coding sequence ATGCTCTACTTAGTTCCCACTCCGATCGGCAATCTCGAAGACATTACGCTTCGTGCTTTGCGTATTTTAAAGGAGGCGGATCTTATTCTGGCCGAAGACACGCGCACTACAGGAAATCTTTTAAAACATTTTGAGATCAAAACAAAATTATTTCCGCATCATCAGCACAATGAACACAAGACCGTGGAAATGATCGTGGCAAGAATTGCTGCAGGAGAAAAGATTGCGCTCGTGAGCGATGCAGGTACACCAGGAATTTCCGATCCCGGATTTTTACTTGTGCGCGAATGTGTGCGCGCAGGCGTGAAAGTGGAATGCCTTCCCGGCCCGACTGCATTTGTTCCTGCGCTCGTGCAATCGGGTTTGGCCTGCGATTCTTTTTTGTTCGTAGGATTTCTTCCCCAGAAAAAAGGAAGGCAAACAAAACTGAAAGAGTTGGCAGAGGAAAAGCACACGATGGTTTTTTACGAATCGCCTTTCCGGCTGGTAAAAGCGCTCGAAGAATTCAAAGAACATTTCGGTGCAGATCGTGCCGTTTGTATTTCGCGCGAACTCACAAAAATGTTTGAAGAAAATTTTCGGGGAACGGTGAATGAAGCGATCGCGCATTTCTCAGCGAAAACAGTGAAGGGAGAAATTGTGATAGTAATGGAAGGCGGTCATTAA
- a CDS encoding T9SS type A sorting domain-containing protein: MKTTRQLFLFFLYTPCCFAQHWDSLYGGVNRNITCLYADSISNRLFVGGIFTEVNRDTIWGIATWNGNQWDSLKSGIDNSSIGNMPGSTWAIARYGNYIYVGGNFSLAGNLNTPKMARWDGSQWDSIPGGPPNSAVDDIIIYNNELYISGVFNMVGNTPANEIAKWNGTSWQDVGNNYNFNGYVSEMIFYNGNLYIAGFFDDPFGNTCHIAEWNGSNWQFMTSALQGSVADVWDMEVYNNELFVSGLFYSSDGNPANSIMRWNDTTWNAVGGSVQIGSLNPFPVVKKMCVHNGKLFCAGNFEKIGGVPAMGLASWDGDNWCGFNTFFSNALLQYDGADQITFFNDSMYVSGPFLQTDSTPANYNYIAKWIGGNYVDTCGVISTGINQSENSESAFNIFPNPANDLLTIQLKNLQEKNVDIKILDVLGQTVIEKKEDVSQSAVSPGELEERINVSGLSAGVYFVRVCVGEMAFTQKIIIQR, translated from the coding sequence GTGAAAACAACTCGACAACTGTTCTTGTTTTTTCTGTACACGCCGTGCTGTTTTGCGCAGCATTGGGATTCACTTTATGGTGGAGTCAATAGAAATATTACTTGTCTTTATGCAGATTCTATAAGCAATCGACTTTTCGTTGGAGGAATATTTACGGAAGTAAATCGGGATACCATTTGGGGAATAGCTACATGGAACGGTAATCAATGGGACTCCCTGAAAAGTGGAATCGATAATTCTTCAATCGGAAATATGCCCGGCAGTACCTGGGCTATCGCTCGCTATGGCAACTATATTTATGTGGGAGGAAATTTTTCACTGGCAGGAAACCTGAATACACCAAAAATGGCAAGATGGGATGGATCACAATGGGATTCTATTCCCGGCGGCCCGCCAAATTCAGCAGTGGACGATATTATTATTTATAACAACGAATTATATATTTCTGGTGTATTTAATATGGTTGGAAATACCCCGGCAAATGAAATCGCAAAATGGAATGGCACTTCATGGCAGGATGTCGGAAATAACTATAATTTCAACGGATATGTTTCCGAAATGATTTTTTATAATGGCAACTTATACATCGCTGGTTTTTTTGACGATCCGTTTGGTAACACCTGCCACATTGCAGAGTGGAATGGAAGTAATTGGCAGTTTATGACCAGTGCCTTACAGGGAAGTGTTGCTGATGTTTGGGATATGGAGGTTTACAATAATGAACTATTTGTTTCCGGTCTTTTTTATTCATCCGATGGAAACCCGGCTAATAGTATTATGCGATGGAACGACACAACCTGGAATGCGGTTGGGGGCAGCGTTCAGATTGGGAGTTTAAATCCGTTCCCTGTTGTAAAAAAAATGTGTGTACACAATGGAAAATTATTCTGCGCAGGAAATTTTGAAAAAATAGGAGGAGTCCCTGCAATGGGTTTGGCTTCATGGGACGGAGATAATTGGTGCGGTTTCAATACTTTTTTTAGCAATGCATTGCTGCAATATGACGGCGCCGACCAGATAACTTTTTTTAATGATTCCATGTATGTTTCGGGCCCATTTTTACAAACCGACAGCACCCCTGCAAATTATAATTACATCGCCAAATGGATCGGCGGAAATTATGTAGATACCTGCGGAGTAATTTCAACAGGAATAAATCAATCGGAGAATTCAGAATCAGCGTTTAATATTTTTCCGAACCCGGCAAATGATCTTTTAACTATACAATTGAAAAATCTGCAAGAAAAAAATGTTGATATAAAAATTCTTGATGTGCTGGGCCAAACCGTTATTGAAAAGAAAGAAGATGTTTCTCAAAGCGCAGTATCACCCGGTGAATTGGAAGAAAGGATTAACGTTTCGGGCCTGAGCGCGGGTGTGTACTTCGTGCGCGTGTGTGTCGGCGAGATGGCGTTTACGCAAAAAATAATTATTCAAAGGTGA
- a CDS encoding T9SS type A sorting domain-containing protein encodes MKKTVLLFSFVLLQCCVAAQHWQALLGWPNRFIACLYPDSVNDKLYFGGDFSFVNGEHIRGIGSWNGTQWDSLGAGTDEFNSVSYPNNTLALCRYNNEILAGGAFTEVDTIYSHFLARWNGSQWDSMWGGQQPNSVVDDIKVYNNELYICGPFDSIGNVPADCIAKWNGVAWQCIGSNYHFSANASLLSKIDFYHGNLYAAGMFLDPQGNICRFAKWDGINWYFFSNEIHGGFCQIDDLQVFNNKLYVGGLFFASDGNAGTGIISWNDTAFNAVGGSVQIGINNSFPTVKDMCVHNGKLYCAGNFEKIGGVIADGLAVWDETQWCTFGSTFNAGIGSVEFYHDTMYVGGGFIQLDTSSISNLAKWIGGNYVDTCGVISTGINQSENSESEFNIFPNPANDILTIQLKNLQEKNIDIKIYDVLGQTVIERKENNLSISSSGELQEQINVSGLGAGVYLVCVHAGENIFSQKIVIQR; translated from the coding sequence GTGAAAAAAACAGTACTGTTATTTTCTTTTGTTCTATTACAATGTTGTGTTGCAGCACAACACTGGCAGGCACTTTTGGGATGGCCCAACAGGTTTATTGCGTGCCTGTATCCCGATTCGGTTAATGATAAATTATATTTTGGCGGAGACTTTTCGTTCGTAAACGGGGAGCATATTCGTGGCATTGGTTCGTGGAATGGTACGCAATGGGATTCTCTTGGAGCGGGAACGGATGAATTTAATTCGGTCAGCTACCCGAATAATACGCTGGCACTTTGCAGATACAACAATGAAATCCTTGCGGGCGGGGCATTTACAGAAGTTGATACCATCTATTCTCATTTTTTAGCACGATGGAATGGTAGCCAATGGGATTCAATGTGGGGAGGACAACAACCAAATTCCGTTGTTGACGACATTAAGGTTTACAATAACGAGTTATATATCTGTGGCCCTTTCGACAGTATTGGTAATGTTCCTGCGGATTGTATTGCTAAATGGAATGGAGTCGCATGGCAATGTATCGGAAGTAATTACCATTTTTCTGCAAATGCAAGTTTATTATCTAAAATAGATTTTTATCACGGCAATCTATACGCAGCAGGAATGTTTCTTGACCCGCAAGGAAATATTTGTCGTTTTGCAAAATGGGATGGGATTAACTGGTATTTTTTTTCAAATGAAATTCACGGCGGATTCTGTCAAATAGACGACTTGCAGGTTTTCAATAACAAACTTTATGTTGGTGGATTATTTTTTGCTTCAGATGGGAATGCCGGAACTGGTATTATCAGTTGGAACGACACGGCATTTAATGCAGTCGGCGGAAGCGTTCAGATAGGGATTAACAATTCTTTCCCGACGGTAAAAGATATGTGTGTGCATAATGGGAAATTATATTGTGCCGGAAACTTTGAAAAAATAGGCGGGGTGATAGCCGATGGTCTTGCTGTTTGGGATGAAACGCAGTGGTGTACATTTGGATCAACTTTTAACGCAGGAATTGGCAGTGTGGAATTTTATCACGACACAATGTATGTTGGCGGAGGATTTATTCAGTTGGACACTTCGAGCATTTCTAATTTGGCCAAATGGATCGGCGGAAATTATGTAGATACCTGCGGAGTAATTTCAACAGGAATAAATCAATCGGAGAATTCAGAATCAGAGTTTAATATTTTTCCGAACCCGGCAAATGATATATTAACTATACAATTGAAAAATCTGCAAGAAAAAAATATTGACATAAAAATTTATGATGTGCTGGGCCAAACAGTAATTGAAAGAAAAGAAAATAATTTGTCCATCTCTTCTTCCGGAGAATTACAGGAACAGATCAATGTTTCGGGCTTGGGCGCGGGAGTGTACTTAGTGTGTGTGCATGCGGGTGAAAATATTTTTTCGCAGAAAATAGTAATACAACGCTGA
- a CDS encoding PAS domain S-box protein, whose product MDSLFRKIFNRHFFSERILFLAISGGMLLDGWVLGVYDHFSADPFLRISVGFFSAVALAYTYTQRPAQWIVRMFACISIGGMISFSAWFNVVHHFDFENALTLLGVYIVCSLYFRKMPELALYLFLGFVLQSVCILITKDPLITPSVYVLRNFFAACMVFGLSYSTRRFQQHIQSQSEKVSRENLSLIETKNELEARLSHEHLLSLVASRANAAVIICNSKGEMEWVNDRFTEMFGYSAAEVSGKKITLLHGAGTSGITLAKIEKRKKELAPFHETILEYDRNGKPIWVQMHVAPLTDENGNTERFIAIQEDISGIKNTEEQLIRSKEQLKAAQEQAKIGSWEWEDGNDFITVSDEMARILGITGRMNSGNRITIDEVYGQVHPDDLEKVKLAIENGLKMRTQFETGFRGYAEGKLKHVYLTAKIYRHERSRAEKLVGTLQDITERKRIEEEMHLAEKQYRSLFENSQHMIIMHDLDGVIMSINQSGTHSLEYEPEEVIGRNIRQFFFSDDADGFANYMSGMKTGGTASGLIRAKMKRGGTKVWLYNNVIIKGPKGDPCVLSSNVDFTSRMDLEKELRKAKKAAEEALQMKDRFVANISHELRTPMNAIVGFTELLIKTKLSKEQEEYIGAVHLAGTNLTTMINDVLDLAKIEAGKIEFESHPFSIRKVMEETHLLLSQSAAQTGIEFEWKCETGIPLYIMGDDHRLSQILINLVGNAIKFTEKGFVRFSAHLIREDDESVNLELLVVDTGIGIPEKKLKDIFEPFVQSSTESTRKYGGTGLGLSIVRDLVQLQGGTVEVKSENSKGSIFRVFLSFRKVGQDVVQKVEQALSPGDSPGKINILIVEDQQLNQQLASRLIADFGFTCEIASNGIAATGILRSSPNAFDVILMDLQMPEMDGYEATRIIRQELHLEIPIVAVTAHSSAGERERCLQLGMNDYLSKPYRAQDFYFRIVSALKKNPPATAAEIDEENPLRSLAGGDKKFEQEMIGLMLRSIPEEFSRLENAIDKNDQGAAKAAAHRLKSSVALAGEKELAKIFDEMENDQKKRSAKIIDEAREKKSRLILKLEKEMKDF is encoded by the coding sequence ATGGATTCCTTATTCCGAAAAATATTCAATCGTCATTTTTTTTCCGAGCGTATCCTTTTTCTCGCGATCTCGGGTGGAATGCTTCTCGACGGATGGGTACTCGGAGTGTATGATCATTTTTCCGCGGATCCTTTCCTGAGAATTTCCGTTGGTTTTTTTTCCGCTGTCGCACTCGCCTACACCTACACGCAACGGCCCGCGCAATGGATCGTGCGCATGTTCGCATGCATCTCCATTGGAGGTATGATCAGTTTTTCTGCGTGGTTCAACGTGGTTCATCATTTTGATTTTGAAAACGCGCTCACACTTCTCGGTGTTTACATCGTCTGCAGTTTGTATTTCCGCAAAATGCCCGAACTGGCGCTCTATCTTTTTCTCGGATTTGTTTTGCAAAGCGTTTGCATTCTCATCACGAAAGATCCGCTCATCACTCCTTCGGTTTATGTTCTCCGGAATTTTTTCGCCGCCTGCATGGTTTTCGGTTTGTCGTATTCCACAAGAAGATTCCAGCAACATATCCAGTCGCAAAGTGAAAAAGTGTCCCGTGAAAATCTTTCGCTCATTGAAACAAAGAACGAACTGGAAGCGCGACTCTCACATGAACATCTTCTTTCTCTTGTTGCGAGCCGTGCCAATGCAGCTGTCATCATCTGTAATAGCAAAGGTGAAATGGAATGGGTGAATGATCGCTTCACAGAAATGTTCGGCTATAGCGCGGCAGAAGTTTCCGGAAAAAAAATAACGCTTCTTCACGGAGCGGGAACAAGTGGAATAACACTTGCTAAAATTGAAAAAAGAAAAAAAGAACTGGCCCCTTTTCATGAAACTATTCTCGAGTACGACCGGAACGGAAAACCGATATGGGTGCAGATGCATGTCGCCCCGTTAACCGATGAGAACGGAAATACCGAACGTTTCATTGCCATACAGGAAGACATCAGCGGAATAAAAAATACGGAGGAACAACTTATTCGCAGCAAGGAACAACTAAAAGCCGCCCAGGAACAAGCGAAGATCGGAAGCTGGGAATGGGAAGATGGAAATGATTTCATTACAGTGAGCGATGAGATGGCAAGAATTCTCGGCATTACAGGGCGAATGAATTCCGGCAACAGGATCACGATCGATGAAGTTTATGGACAAGTTCATCCCGATGATTTGGAAAAAGTAAAACTCGCCATTGAGAACGGTTTGAAAATGCGGACCCAGTTCGAAACAGGTTTCCGTGGTTATGCAGAAGGAAAATTAAAACACGTTTATCTCACAGCGAAGATCTACCGTCATGAAAGATCGCGCGCAGAAAAACTCGTCGGAACGCTGCAGGACATTACCGAAAGAAAACGCATTGAAGAAGAAATGCACCTGGCGGAAAAACAATACCGCTCGCTTTTTGAAAATTCGCAGCACATGATCATCATGCATGACCTTGATGGCGTGATCATGAGCATCAACCAGAGCGGTACACACTCGCTCGAATATGAACCTGAAGAAGTGATCGGCAGAAATATCCGGCAGTTTTTTTTCTCAGACGACGCTGATGGTTTTGCAAATTACATGAGCGGAATGAAAACCGGCGGAACTGCAAGCGGCCTGATCCGTGCAAAAATGAAACGGGGCGGAACAAAAGTATGGCTGTACAATAACGTGATCATAAAAGGGCCAAAGGGAGATCCCTGCGTGCTGAGCAGCAATGTGGATTTCACCAGCAGGATGGATCTCGAAAAAGAATTGCGCAAAGCAAAAAAAGCAGCGGAAGAAGCTTTGCAGATGAAAGATCGTTTTGTTGCGAACATCAGCCACGAACTGCGCACACCGATGAATGCGATTGTCGGCTTCACTGAATTATTAATCAAAACAAAACTTTCGAAAGAACAGGAAGAATATATCGGCGCGGTGCATCTCGCTGGAACAAATCTCACGACGATGATCAACGATGTACTCGATCTTGCGAAGATAGAAGCAGGAAAAATAGAATTTGAAAGTCACCCGTTCAGCATCCGCAAAGTAATGGAGGAAACGCATCTTTTACTTTCACAGTCAGCCGCGCAAACCGGGATCGAATTCGAATGGAAATGTGAAACAGGAATTCCGCTCTACATCATGGGCGACGATCATCGCCTCTCGCAAATTCTGATCAACCTCGTGGGCAACGCCATAAAATTCACGGAAAAAGGTTTCGTTCGTTTCTCCGCACATCTCATTCGCGAAGATGATGAAAGTGTAAATCTGGAATTGCTCGTTGTAGATACCGGGATCGGTATCCCTGAAAAAAAACTGAAAGATATTTTTGAGCCGTTCGTGCAATCGAGTACGGAGTCGACGCGCAAGTACGGCGGAACAGGATTAGGATTGAGCATTGTTCGCGATCTCGTGCAATTGCAAGGCGGAACCGTGGAAGTGAAAAGTGAGAATAGCAAGGGAAGTATTTTCCGCGTATTCCTCAGTTTCAGAAAAGTGGGACAGGATGTGGTGCAGAAAGTGGAGCAGGCGCTTTCACCCGGCGATTCTCCGGGGAAAATAAATATTCTCATTGTTGAAGATCAACAATTGAATCAGCAACTTGCATCGCGGCTCATTGCGGATTTCGGATTCACGTGCGAGATCGCTTCGAATGGAATTGCTGCAACAGGAATTCTCCGCAGCAGCCCGAATGCATTCGACGTGATACTGATGGATCTGCAAATGCCGGAGATGGATGGTTACGAAGCTACGCGCATCATCCGCCAGGAACTGCATCTTGAAATTCCGATCGTGGCAGTGACGGCGCATTCTTCTGCCGGAGAAAGAGAACGCTGCCTTCAACTCGGGATGAATGATTATCTCTCGAAACCCTATCGTGCACAGGATTTTTATTTCCGCATCGTTTCTGCATTGAAAAAAAATCCGCCGGCAACTGCAGCAGAGATCGACGAAGAGAATCCGCTGCGTTCACTCGCAGGAGGAGATAAAAAATTCGAGCAGGAAATGATCGGGCTGATGCTGCGTTCCATTCCCGAAGAATTTTCGCGGCTGGAAAATGCCATTGATAAAAATGACCAGGGCGCTGCAAAGGCCGCGGCACATCGTCTCAAATCGTCGGTAGCGCTGGCAGGCGAAAAAGAACTGGCGAAAATTTTTGATGAGATGGAAAATGATCAGAAAAAAAGATCGGCGAAGATCATTGATGAAGCGCGTGAAAAAAAATCGCGGCTGATCCTGAAATTAGAAAAAGAGATGAAGGATTTTTGA